One window from the genome of Magnetovibrio sp. encodes:
- a CDS encoding single-stranded DNA-binding protein, translating into MAGSVNKVILVGNLGRDPEVRHTQDGKKIANLSVATSESWKDRNTGERKERTEWHRVVIFSEGLANIAEQYLRKGSKVYIEGQLQTRKWTDQSGVEKYTTEVVLQGFNCTLTMLDGREGGGGGGGYGGGQGGGFDSGSSGGGDSFGGGGGGPAPGSDLDDEIPF; encoded by the coding sequence ATGGCAGGCAGTGTGAACAAAGTGATTTTGGTCGGCAATCTCGGGCGTGACCCGGAGGTGCGCCACACCCAAGACGGCAAGAAGATCGCGAACCTGTCCGTCGCGACGTCCGAGAGCTGGAAAGACCGCAACACCGGCGAGCGCAAAGAGCGCACCGAATGGCACCGCGTGGTGATCTTTTCCGAAGGCCTTGCCAACATTGCCGAGCAGTATCTGCGCAAGGGCTCCAAGGTTTATATCGAAGGCCAACTGCAAACCCGCAAATGGACCGATCAAAGCGGTGTTGAAAAATACACCACCGAAGTGGTGCTGCAGGGCTTCAACTGCACCCTGACGATGCTCGACGGTCGCGAAGGCGGCGGTGGCGGTGGCGGTTATGGCGGTGGCCAAGGTGGCGGCTTTGACAGCGGCTCCAGCGGCGGCGGCGACAGCTTCGGCGGCGGTGGCGGCGGTCCCGCTCCGGGTTCCGATCTGGACGATGAAATCCCGTTCTAG
- the lipB gene encoding lipoyl(octanoyl) transferase LipB yields MPENKDLPAVEWRVSDALVAYEDARTFMETRVGEIRAETASEIVWLLQHPPLYTAGTSANPGDLLDGERFPVFEAGRGGQYTYHGPGQRVAYVMLDLKRHGSDVRAYVHMLEEVMIRALAAFGVTGERREGRVGIWVQRGGGKEDKIGAIGVRVRKWVSFHGLALNVAPDLSHFSGIVPCGIAEHGVTSLQDLGVETSLDEVDRVLRQTFEAVFQRQTQDVE; encoded by the coding sequence ATGCCCGAAAACAAAGACTTACCGGCGGTCGAATGGCGCGTTTCCGACGCCCTGGTTGCTTATGAGGACGCCCGGACCTTCATGGAAACGCGCGTTGGCGAGATCCGCGCCGAAACGGCAAGCGAAATCGTGTGGCTTTTGCAGCACCCGCCGTTGTACACGGCGGGCACCAGCGCCAACCCCGGCGACCTGTTGGATGGCGAACGGTTTCCCGTGTTCGAGGCCGGTCGCGGCGGGCAATACACCTACCACGGCCCCGGTCAGCGGGTGGCTTACGTGATGCTCGACCTCAAACGTCACGGCAGCGATGTGCGCGCCTATGTGCATATGCTCGAAGAGGTGATGATCCGCGCCCTTGCCGCGTTCGGCGTCACCGGCGAACGGCGCGAGGGCCGGGTCGGCATCTGGGTCCAACGCGGCGGCGGCAAAGAAGATAAAATCGGCGCCATCGGCGTGCGCGTGCGCAAATGGGTCAGCTTTCACGGTCTGGCGCTGAACGTCGCGCCCGACCTGAGCCATTTTTCCGGCATCGTGCCGTGCGGCATCGCCGAACACGGCGTCACATCGCTGCAAGACTTAGGCGTCGAAACCAGTCTGGATGAAGTCGACCGGGTGTTGCGACAAACTTTCGAAGCGGTATTCCAACGCCAGACACAGGATGTCGAATGA
- a CDS encoding molybdopterin-dependent oxidoreductase, with protein MANESMTLRAPSHDVVLSIEGKISNTNANTEPRADFDLAMLMAMPPLTIETSTPWTEGVVRFEGVAVKDVLDRVAPTGHEGEFVALNDYTVRIPLENFSQMNAIIAYRMNGKPMSVRDKGPLWVIYPLDTIKPAQSDLYRDRMVWQLRTIIVK; from the coding sequence GTGGCCAACGAATCCATGACGCTTCGCGCACCGTCGCACGACGTGGTTTTGAGCATCGAGGGTAAAATCAGCAACACCAACGCCAACACCGAACCACGCGCAGATTTCGATCTGGCGATGTTGATGGCGATGCCACCTCTAACCATCGAAACCTCGACCCCCTGGACCGAGGGCGTTGTGCGATTCGAGGGCGTTGCGGTCAAGGACGTGCTCGACCGCGTCGCACCGACGGGCCATGAAGGCGAATTCGTCGCCCTCAACGATTACACCGTGCGGATACCGCTTGAGAACTTTTCCCAGATGAACGCGATCATCGCTTACCGGATGAACGGCAAACCGATGAGTGTTCGCGACAAAGGGCCGCTGTGGGTGATTTACCCCTTGGATACGATCAAACCAGCGCAATCCGATCTCTATCGTGATCGCATGGTTTGGCAACTGCGCACGATCATCGTGAAATAA
- a CDS encoding DUF1489 domain-containing protein, which yields MTVHLIKLAVGVEDFEHLAQLQKQRMAQFQAQGLSANPRHFTRMKPKREAELLDGGSIYWVIKGAIRARQKLVAFDSYVDDEGGRRCAIVLDPQLVATQNRPHRAFQGWRYLAPAKAPKDSSGDEAADLPPELARDLEALGLL from the coding sequence GTGACAGTCCACCTGATTAAATTGGCGGTCGGCGTTGAAGATTTCGAACATCTGGCACAACTGCAAAAGCAGCGCATGGCTCAGTTTCAGGCCCAAGGGCTGTCGGCGAACCCGCGTCATTTCACCCGCATGAAGCCTAAGCGCGAGGCGGAACTGCTCGACGGCGGTTCGATCTATTGGGTCATCAAAGGGGCCATCCGCGCCCGCCAGAAACTGGTGGCGTTCGACAGCTACGTCGACGATGAAGGGGGGCGGCGTTGCGCGATCGTTTTGGACCCGCAATTGGTGGCGACGCAAAATCGTCCCCATCGCGCCTTTCAAGGGTGGCGATATCTCGCCCCTGCCAAGGCACCTAAGGATTCCAGCGGCGATGAGGCCGCCGACTTGCCGCCTGAATTGGCCCGGGACCTCGAAGCCTTGGGGTTGTTGTAG
- the gyrA gene encoding DNA gyrase subunit A, giving the protein MTSESPTPPPSPAEGFETIAIEEEMKSSYLDYAMSVIVSRALPDVRDGLKPVHRRIVHAMNENGYDANKPYRKSARIVGDVMGKYHPHGDSAIYDAMVRMAQDFSLRLPLIDGQGNFGSMDGDRAAAMRYTEARMAKSAHALIDDIDKDTVDFQPNYDDTQREPKVLPARFPNLLVNGAGGIAVGMATNIPPHNLGEVLDGCMAVIDDPYITIEGLMQYVKAPDFPTGGLIMGKQGIHSAFHTGRGSVIMRGRTEIEERAKGREAIVITEVPYQVNKARMVATMAECVRDKRIEGISDIRDESDRHGVRVVVEIKRDAMAEVVLNQLFKHTPLQTSFGVNMLALNGGRPQLMNLKEILQAFVNFREEVIRRRTIFLLGKARDKAHVLVGLAIAVANIDEVIALIRRAPNPQVAREELMARDWPAGEVVPLIELIDEPGRLVDANGNYKLSETQARAILELRLHRLTGLERDKIADDLRALGDEIKELLAILGSRERLYEVLRAELEEMREQFATPRRTSLEEAEFEHDIEDLIQREDMVVTVTNTGYIKRVPLSTYRAQRRGGKGRSGMSMRDEDFVSQVFVVNTHTPVLFFSSTGIVYKMKVYKLPLGGPTARGQAMVNILPLEQGETISTMMPLPEDESTWNEMFVMFSTASGGVRRNSLSDFTNVMANGKIAMKLDEGDRLVGVQVCTEDDDVLLAAKNGKCIRFPVSKKDEAGNEKGVRVFASRASTGVRGMRLAKGDEVISMSILRHVDFSTEERDAYLKVQSARRRAEGASEGEVGEDLITDPTQLGLSEERFAEMEAMEDFILTITENGYGKRTSAYEYRIAGRGGQGITNIETNKRNGGVVASFPVESEDQLVMVSDGGQLIRTTVVDIRIAGRNTQGVTLFKTAEGEHVVSVTRLSDVEDDEDMDTAEGNEGDSGENTAASGPHDASETPAEDRVEDPGDAQDE; this is encoded by the coding sequence TTGACGTCCGAATCGCCCACGCCGCCGCCTTCGCCAGCCGAAGGATTCGAAACCATCGCCATCGAAGAGGAGATGAAAAGCTCCTACCTCGATTATGCGATGAGCGTGATCGTGAGCCGCGCTCTGCCCGACGTGCGCGACGGTTTGAAGCCGGTCCACCGGCGCATCGTGCATGCGATGAACGAGAACGGTTACGACGCCAACAAGCCGTACCGCAAGTCGGCGCGCATCGTTGGTGACGTCATGGGTAAATACCACCCCCACGGCGACAGCGCGATCTACGACGCGATGGTGCGTATGGCGCAGGATTTCTCGTTGCGGCTGCCGCTGATCGACGGTCAGGGTAATTTCGGCTCGATGGACGGCGACCGCGCTGCCGCGATGCGATACACCGAAGCGCGCATGGCCAAATCGGCTCACGCGCTGATTGACGACATCGACAAGGACACCGTCGACTTCCAACCCAACTACGACGACACCCAGCGCGAACCGAAGGTTCTGCCGGCACGGTTCCCCAACCTGTTGGTCAACGGCGCAGGCGGCATCGCGGTGGGTATGGCGACCAACATCCCGCCGCATAATCTGGGTGAGGTGTTGGATGGTTGCATGGCGGTGATCGACGACCCGTACATCACCATCGAAGGCCTAATGCAGTACGTCAAAGCCCCCGATTTCCCGACCGGCGGCCTGATCATGGGCAAGCAGGGCATTCATTCGGCGTTCCACACCGGACGCGGTTCCGTGATCATGCGCGGACGTACCGAGATTGAGGAACGCGCCAAGGGCCGCGAAGCGATCGTCATCACCGAAGTGCCCTATCAGGTTAACAAGGCGCGCATGGTCGCGACCATGGCCGAGTGCGTGCGCGACAAACGGATCGAAGGCATTTCCGACATTCGCGATGAATCCGATCGTCACGGCGTGCGGGTGGTGGTCGAAATCAAACGCGACGCGATGGCCGAGGTGGTGCTGAACCAACTGTTCAAGCATACCCCGTTGCAGACCTCGTTCGGCGTCAACATGCTGGCGCTCAATGGTGGCCGCCCGCAGTTGATGAACTTGAAAGAGATCCTTCAGGCGTTCGTCAATTTCCGCGAAGAGGTCATCCGCCGCCGCACCATTTTCTTGCTTGGCAAGGCGCGAGACAAGGCGCACGTGTTGGTCGGTCTGGCCATCGCAGTCGCCAACATCGACGAAGTGATCGCCTTGATCCGCAGGGCCCCCAATCCGCAAGTGGCGCGCGAAGAATTGATGGCGCGGGACTGGCCGGCGGGTGAAGTGGTGCCGTTGATCGAACTGATCGACGAGCCCGGCCGTTTGGTCGACGCCAATGGCAATTACAAACTGTCCGAAACGCAAGCGCGCGCCATCTTGGAACTGCGCCTGCACCGCTTGACCGGTCTGGAACGCGACAAGATCGCGGATGATCTGCGCGCCCTCGGCGATGAAATCAAGGAATTGCTGGCGATTTTGGGTTCGCGCGAACGGCTTTACGAAGTGCTGCGTGCTGAGCTTGAAGAAATGCGCGAGCAGTTCGCCACCCCGCGCCGCACGTCTTTGGAAGAGGCCGAATTCGAACACGACATCGAAGACCTGATCCAGCGCGAAGATATGGTCGTGACGGTGACCAACACCGGCTACATCAAACGCGTGCCGCTGTCGACTTATCGCGCTCAGCGCCGCGGCGGCAAGGGCCGTTCGGGCATGTCGATGCGCGACGAGGATTTCGTCAGCCAGGTGTTCGTGGTCAACACCCACACCCCGGTGTTGTTCTTCTCAAGCACCGGCATCGTCTACAAGATGAAGGTCTACAAACTGCCGTTGGGCGGGCCGACCGCGCGCGGTCAGGCGATGGTCAACATTTTACCGCTGGAACAAGGCGAAACCATTTCGACCATGATGCCGTTGCCCGAAGACGAAAGCACCTGGAACGAAATGTTCGTGATGTTCTCCACCGCCTCTGGCGGAGTGCGCCGCAACTCGCTGTCGGATTTCACCAACGTCATGGCCAACGGCAAGATCGCCATGAAGCTGGACGAGGGCGACCGTCTGGTCGGCGTGCAGGTGTGTACGGAAGACGACGACGTTCTGTTGGCGGCCAAGAACGGCAAGTGCATCCGCTTCCCGGTTTCCAAGAAAGACGAGGCCGGAAACGAAAAAGGCGTGCGCGTGTTCGCCAGCCGCGCCTCTACGGGCGTGCGCGGCATGCGCTTGGCCAAGGGCGACGAAGTCATTTCCATGTCGATCCTGCGCCATGTCGATTTTTCGACTGAGGAACGCGACGCGTACCTTAAGGTCCAATCTGCGCGGCGTCGCGCCGAAGGTGCCAGTGAAGGCGAGGTTGGCGAAGACCTGATCACCGACCCCACCCAACTGGGCTTGTCCGAGGAGCGCTTCGCCGAGATGGAGGCGATGGAGGACTTCATCCTCACCATCACCGAAAACGGCTATGGCAAACGTACCTCGGCCTACGAATACCGCATCGCCGGTCGCGGTGGGCAAGGCATCACCAACATCGAAACCAACAAGCGCAACGGTGGCGTGGTCGCTTCGTTCCCGGTGGAAAGCGAAGACCAGTTGGTGATGGTGTCCGACGGCGGTCAGTTGATCCGCACCACGGTGGTCGATATCCGTATCGCCGGGCGCAACACCCAGGGCGTGACGCTGTTTAAGACCGCCGAAGGTGAACATGTGGTGTCCGTCACCCGGTTGAGCGATGTCGAGGACGACGAGGACATGGATACTGCGGAGGGTAACGAGGGCGACAGCGGCGAAAACACGGCCGCAAGCGGACCTCATGACGCTTCTGAAACCCCCGCCGAGGATCGCGTTGAAGATCCCGGCGACGCACAAGACGAATAA
- a CDS encoding cyclic nucleotide-binding domain-containing protein: MESRTYRIGDMIFTEGDAGEEAYLIKSGEVKITKIAKDETPRTIATVKTGNIIGEMALIDDKPRAASAIVLAPTEVLVVSKEEFQKRLSKSDPVISLLMQSFTNRLRQQAQQIIELLS; encoded by the coding sequence ATGGAAAGTCGAACTTACCGCATTGGGGATATGATCTTCACCGAAGGCGATGCAGGCGAGGAAGCCTACCTGATCAAATCCGGCGAAGTGAAAATCACCAAAATCGCCAAGGATGAAACGCCCCGCACCATCGCCACGGTCAAAACCGGCAACATCATCGGCGAAATGGCGCTGATCGACGACAAGCCGCGCGCCGCATCCGCCATCGTGTTGGCACCGACCGAGGTTTTGGTGGTTTCCAAGGAGGAATTTCAAAAGCGGTTGAGCAAGTCAGATCCCGTGATCAGTTTGTTGATGCAATCGTTCACCAACCGCTTGCGCCAACAGGCCCAGCAAATCATCGAGTTGCTGTCCTAA
- a CDS encoding acylphosphatase, whose amino-acid sequence MNATTVTVHAIVSGRVQGVWYRAWTQKTAQGLGLSGWVRNCSDGTVEALFSGPGDRVGEMLRLCRKGPMLARVDDVRQTPAEAPEATGFLVLENR is encoded by the coding sequence ATGAACGCCACGACCGTCACCGTTCACGCCATCGTTTCGGGCCGCGTGCAAGGCGTGTGGTACCGAGCGTGGACGCAAAAGACCGCTCAAGGGCTGGGGCTGTCGGGCTGGGTGCGCAATTGTTCCGACGGCACGGTCGAAGCGTTGTTTAGCGGCCCCGGGGATCGGGTTGGCGAAATGCTGCGGTTGTGCCGCAAGGGACCGATGCTTGCGCGGGTCGACGATGTGCGTCAAACGCCAGCAGAAGCGCCCGAGGCGACGGGCTTTCTGGTGCTGGAAAACCGCTAA
- a CDS encoding HAMP domain-containing sensor histidine kinase, whose amino-acid sequence MDRKLFLIAALALAVFSGIAIFTVTSFTSLTQRHNFEVNRAQSDVWVMSQLTLELERTLHAVHMFAQPGSTLPHKEMMLRYDLLWSRVPPILTARDTAHLRSFTEINDTVTDLKHTLLRLDPIVENLNRTDREAMNVIQDALLPFSSRLNRLSSLIVTNTSEFEKAYNQDVDERTRKLEISVVVILLGALLMVGLLVIESLQIRKLLAHARSAEQRAEEASRAKSSFLANMSHELRTPLTGIIGFSGMMEQETMGPLPPKYKEYAGDIEKSGKHLLDLINDILDLSKAEANKIELDADVHDITAIIEQSERLVAGLLETYSVHVVTDIADNLPEIRVDRRRVVQCVVNLLSNAIKFSPDGSKVLLTAAPTSGGGLSIAIHDQGKGMSADDLKIAMQPFGQIRHGPDVQHEPGTGLGLPLVKSMMELHGGDLEITSTPGQGTVARLIFPPRLAVNRYRQDGSSGSGESFIFTGR is encoded by the coding sequence ATGGACCGCAAGCTGTTCCTCATCGCCGCCCTGGCTCTCGCGGTTTTTTCCGGCATCGCCATCTTTACGGTCACCAGTTTCACCTCTTTGACCCAGCGCCACAATTTCGAGGTCAATCGCGCCCAATCCGACGTTTGGGTGATGTCGCAACTGACCCTGGAACTGGAGCGCACCCTGCACGCCGTGCATATGTTCGCGCAACCCGGCAGCACTTTGCCACACAAGGAAATGATGCTGCGTTACGACCTGTTGTGGAGCCGCGTCCCCCCAATCCTGACCGCCCGCGACACCGCGCATCTGCGCTCCTTCACAGAAATCAACGACACCGTTACCGATTTGAAGCACACCCTGCTGCGTCTCGACCCGATTGTCGAAAACCTCAATAGGACCGATCGGGAAGCCATGAACGTCATTCAGGATGCTTTGCTGCCGTTCTCGTCGCGCTTGAACAGGCTGTCGTCGCTGATCGTCACCAACACCAGCGAATTCGAGAAGGCTTACAACCAAGACGTTGACGAGCGCACGCGTAAATTGGAAATTTCCGTCGTCGTCATCTTACTCGGCGCGCTATTGATGGTCGGGTTGCTGGTGATCGAAAGTTTGCAAATCCGTAAATTGCTCGCCCACGCGCGGAGCGCCGAACAGCGCGCCGAAGAGGCCAGCCGGGCGAAATCCTCATTTCTTGCCAACATGAGCCACGAATTGCGCACGCCGCTGACCGGCATCATCGGTTTTTCGGGCATGATGGAACAAGAAACCATGGGCCCGCTGCCGCCAAAATACAAAGAATACGCGGGCGACATCGAAAAAAGCGGCAAGCACCTTTTGGACCTGATCAACGACATCCTCGATCTATCAAAGGCGGAAGCGAACAAGATCGAACTGGACGCCGACGTTCACGACATCACAGCCATCATCGAACAGTCCGAACGTCTGGTCGCCGGTCTGCTGGAAACCTACAGCGTCCACGTCGTCACCGACATCGCCGACAATCTACCCGAAATTCGCGTCGACCGGCGGCGCGTGGTTCAGTGCGTCGTCAACCTGCTGTCCAACGCCATCAAGTTTTCGCCCGACGGCAGCAAGGTTTTGCTGACTGCCGCACCGACTTCCGGCGGCGGACTGTCCATCGCCATTCACGATCAGGGCAAAGGCATGAGCGCGGACGATCTCAAGATCGCCATGCAGCCGTTTGGACAAATTCGCCACGGCCCCGACGTGCAGCATGAACCGGGCACAGGACTGGGCCTACCGTTGGTGAAATCAATGATGGAATTGCACGGCGGCGATTTGGAAATCACCTCAACACCCGGTCAAGGCACCGTCGCGCGGCTGATCTTTCCGCCGAGGCTCGCCGTCAACCGCTATCGCCAAGACGGCAGTTCGGGCAGCGGTGAATCGTTCATTTTCACCGGACGTTGA
- a CDS encoding response regulator, whose product MPPKSMSLAENRISAMRVLVADPYSQLREIIRDILLRGIGVAEVLEARNGREALDTLHDLPCDVVIADTAMDPVGALELTQKIRGGHDGIDPFTPIIVMSGNANLGEIIAVRDAGANDYVAKPLSAKILDLRLHAVVSQPRPFIRSDDFFGPDRRRHMNAIFRGADRRNTESETIDPGAPL is encoded by the coding sequence ATGCCCCCCAAAAGCATGAGCCTAGCTGAAAATCGCATCTCCGCGATGCGCGTGCTGGTCGCGGATCCGTATTCTCAATTGCGCGAGATCATCCGCGATATCTTGTTGCGCGGAATTGGCGTCGCCGAGGTTTTGGAAGCGCGCAACGGTCGGGAAGCGCTGGATACGTTGCACGATTTGCCCTGTGACGTGGTGATCGCCGACACCGCTATGGACCCCGTCGGGGCGTTGGAACTGACGCAAAAAATTCGCGGCGGTCACGACGGCATCGACCCCTTCACCCCGATCATCGTGATGTCGGGCAATGCCAATCTGGGCGAAATTATCGCCGTGCGCGACGCCGGGGCCAACGATTACGTGGCCAAACCGCTGTCGGCGAAAATTCTCGATTTGCGTCTGCACGCGGTGGTTTCGCAACCCCGGCCGTTCATTCGTTCCGACGATTTCTTCGGTCCCGACCGCCGTCGCCATATGAACGCGATTTTCCGTGGCGCGGATCGGCGCAATACGGAATCCGAAACCATCGACCCAGGCGCGCCGTTGTGA
- a CDS encoding response regulator, whose amino-acid sequence MVSVDITQFNILIVEDNVHFRTLIRSILQALGITKLEEARDGIEALEILDAPDKSKRVDLVVLDWKMEGMDGVECVRQIRQLESESRSVPIIMVTGYTETSLREEARDAGVNDFLGKPISAQSLLGRIVSVMENPRPMVEGGGYFGPDRRIKAEPFKGSNQRKS is encoded by the coding sequence ATGGTTTCCGTAGATATCACGCAGTTCAATATTTTAATTGTTGAAGATAACGTGCATTTCCGCACACTGATCCGATCGATCCTTCAGGCTTTGGGCATTACGAAGCTGGAAGAAGCGCGCGATGGAATCGAGGCGCTTGAAATTCTTGACGCTCCCGATAAATCGAAGCGCGTCGATCTGGTCGTCCTTGATTGGAAGATGGAGGGGATGGACGGTGTCGAATGCGTGCGTCAAATTCGCCAACTCGAAAGCGAAAGCCGCTCGGTGCCGATCATCATGGTCACCGGGTATACGGAAACCAGCTTGCGTGAAGAAGCCCGCGACGCGGGGGTGAACGATTTTCTCGGCAAACCCATTTCCGCACAGTCATTGTTGGGGCGCATCGTCAGCGTCATGGAAAACCCCCGTCCCATGGTCGAGGGCGGCGGATACTTCGGTCCCGACCGGCGCATCAAGGCCGAACCGTTCAAAGGCTCCAATCAGCGTAAATCATGA
- a CDS encoding DUF350 domain-containing protein translates to MEHIWQTIQVGFPVLLVHLGLTLGLFIFGVFVYVKVTPHHEFKLVRENNAAAGLSLAGVVIGMAMPLAFSLAASVNELDILLWGLIVVVLQLVAFAAAHVVLRDLSTRIENGEMGAAWVLLSFNMALAMFLSAAISG, encoded by the coding sequence ATGGAACACATTTGGCAAACCATTCAGGTCGGCTTTCCCGTTCTGCTGGTGCATTTGGGGCTGACTCTCGGCTTGTTCATTTTCGGCGTGTTCGTTTACGTCAAGGTCACGCCCCACCACGAATTCAAGCTGGTGCGCGAAAACAACGCAGCCGCAGGGTTGTCGTTGGCAGGCGTGGTGATCGGCATGGCGATGCCGTTGGCGTTTTCGCTAGCGGCCAGCGTCAACGAATTGGACATTTTGCTGTGGGGCCTGATCGTCGTGGTTCTACAACTGGTGGCGTTTGCCGCCGCGCATGTGGTGTTGCGCGACCTTTCGACGCGCATCGAAAACGGTGAAATGGGCGCGGCCTGGGTGCTGCTCAGCTTCAACATGGCGCTGGCGATGTTCCTATCTGCGGCGATCTCTGGATAA
- the mgtE gene encoding magnesium transporter, whose amino-acid sequence MSDQNQENQRPAESAKPTELEDMLAHAAPDSASDPSEIYDGLHVGDVDEIVEALENGEIHRVRELVAHMHFADAADLVERLSPDLRRALMLAAYDVLDADFYTELDETVREEVVEIIGLDAMAEVVADLDTDDAIGIIDELDAHEQLQVLDAIPAADRTLIEEGLAYREYSAGRLMQRAVMTVPQFWNVGETIDFMRQIADEDEWETPNVFYDIVVVDPRHKPVGTIPLSTLLQSKRPVPVTEIMHERMKLIPVDMDQEEVAFLFRQRDLVSAPVVGDEGRLVGIITIDDVVDVIDEEAEDDILALGGVREDDLYSATLDTTRQRFSWLFVNLLTAIMASVVIGFFQGSIEQVVALAVLMPIVASMGGNAGTQTLTVAVRALATKELTSTNAMRQIGKEILVGCINGIIFAVLMGVVAWGWFGTPGLGVVIGLAMIVNMIVAGLFGAIIPIALDRHGIDPAVASSVFLTTVTDVVGFMVFLGLGAWLLM is encoded by the coding sequence ATGAGCGATCAAAATCAAGAAAATCAACGCCCAGCCGAATCCGCCAAGCCAACCGAGCTTGAGGATATGCTGGCGCATGCGGCCCCGGACAGCGCCTCCGATCCCAGTGAAATCTACGACGGTCTGCATGTCGGCGACGTCGATGAAATCGTCGAGGCATTGGAAAACGGCGAGATCCACCGGGTGCGCGAACTGGTCGCGCATATGCACTTCGCCGATGCCGCCGATTTGGTCGAACGCCTCAGCCCCGATCTGCGCCGCGCCCTTATGCTTGCGGCCTACGATGTGCTGGACGCGGATTTCTACACCGAGTTGGACGAAACCGTCCGCGAAGAGGTGGTTGAAATCATCGGTCTCGATGCGATGGCCGAAGTCGTTGCCGACCTCGACACCGATGACGCGATCGGCATCATCGACGAACTGGACGCGCACGAGCAGCTCCAGGTGCTCGACGCCATTCCGGCCGCTGACCGCACCTTGATCGAAGAAGGCCTGGCCTACCGCGAATATTCCGCCGGTCGATTGATGCAGCGCGCGGTGATGACCGTGCCGCAGTTTTGGAATGTCGGTGAAACCATCGATTTTATGCGTCAAATCGCCGATGAGGACGAATGGGAAACGCCCAACGTGTTTTATGACATCGTTGTGGTCGACCCACGCCATAAGCCGGTCGGCACCATCCCGTTGAGCACCTTGCTGCAAAGCAAGCGCCCGGTGCCGGTGACCGAAATCATGCACGAACGCATGAAGCTGATACCGGTCGACATGGACCAGGAAGAAGTCGCGTTTCTGTTTCGTCAACGCGATCTGGTCTCGGCCCCGGTGGTCGGCGACGAAGGCCGCTTGGTCGGCATCATCACCATCGACGACGTCGTCGACGTTATCGATGAAGAAGCCGAGGACGATATCCTGGCTCTGGGTGGTGTGCGAGAGGACGACTTGTATTCCGCCACGTTGGATACCACCCGGCAGCGCTTTTCGTGGCTGTTCGTCAACTTGCTCACTGCCATTATGGCGTCGGTGGTGATCGGCTTTTTCCAAGGTTCCATCGAACAGGTGGTGGCGTTGGCGGTGCTGATGCCGATTGTCGCGTCGATGGGTGGCAACGCGGGCACCCAGACGCTGACCGTTGCTGTGCGTGCGCTGGCCACCAAAGAGCTGACCTCGACCAACGCCATGCGCCAAATCGGCAAGGAAATTCTGGTCGGCTGCATCAATGGCATCATTTTCGCGGTGTTGATGGGTGTCGTCGCGTGGGGCTGGTTCGGCACCCCGGGGTTGGGGGTGGTGATCGGTCTGGCGATGATCGTCAATATGATCGTGGCGGGCTTGTTCGGCGCAATCATTCCCATCGCCTTGGACCGTCACGGTATCGACCCGGCGGTGGCGTCGAGCGTCTTTCTCACCACGGTCACAGATGTGGTTGGCTTCATGGTGTTCTTAGGTCTTGGGGCATGGCTGCTGATGTAG
- the coaD gene encoding pantetheine-phosphate adenylyltransferase: MSSAKQRTGVYPGTFDPPTNGHMDIITRATRVVDHLIVAVAVNAGKEPLFTLDERVAMVEAELASSKLQAGVTVEVRPFDNLLVEFVADVGASVILRGLRAVSDFEYEFQMAGMNSRLSPELETVFLMASDKNQFISSRFVKEIGRLGGDVRHFVSAQVAARLDQRFDDE, encoded by the coding sequence ATGTCCTCAGCCAAGCAACGCACCGGCGTGTATCCAGGTACTTTCGATCCGCCGACCAACGGTCATATGGACATCATCACCCGTGCCACCCGGGTGGTCGACCACTTGATCGTCGCGGTGGCCGTCAATGCGGGCAAGGAGCCCCTGTTTACGTTGGATGAGCGCGTCGCCATGGTCGAGGCCGAATTGGCCAGTTCCAAGCTGCAAGCGGGCGTGACCGTCGAGGTTCGTCCGTTCGACAATTTGTTGGTCGAATTCGTCGCCGATGTCGGCGCCAGCGTCATCTTGCGCGGTTTGCGCGCGGTATCTGATTTCGAATACGAGTTCCAGATGGCGGGCATGAATTCGCGCTTAAGCCCCGAATTGGAGACCGTGTTCTTGATGGCGTCTGACAAAAACCAGTTTATTTCCAGTCGCTTCGTCAAGGAAATCGGGCGTCTGGGTGGGGATGTGCGCCATTTCGTTTCGGCCCAAGTGGCGGCGCGGTTGGACCAGCGTTTCGACGACGAATAA